Below is a window of Leisingera sp. M658 DNA.
TCGCCCTTTGTGCTGGGCGGTGCTAATACGCCCGCATCAGTCCCGGCCACGGTGGCGCAGCTGAACGCCGAAGCGCTGTCGGCGCTGGCCTATACTCAGGTGATCCGCAAGGGCGCACCGGCGATCTATGGCCATTACCTGTCGACTGTGTCGATGAAATCCGGCGCGCCGATGGCCGGAACCCCTGAAATCAGCCTGATGAACTTTATGATCGGCCAGATGGCGCGGTATTACGGCGTGCCGTGGCGGACCTCCAACACATTGGGCGGGGCCAAGACATTCGACGCGCAGGCCGGTTACGAGTCAGCCACTACCCTGCAAGCGGTGATGCATGCGGGCGCCAACTACATCTGGCACTCGGCGGGCTGGAACGAGGCCGGGATGCATTGTTCCGTCGCCAAGTTCATCGTCGACGCCGAGCAATGCGCGATGGCCTACCGGATGGCAGAGGGGCCGAAATGGCACGACTTCGATCAGGCGCTCGCGGCAGTGCCGGATGTCGGGCCGGGCGGCCATTATCTGGGCCATCCGCACACCCAGGAGAACTTCCAGGAGGCGTTTTTCATGCCGGAGATGTTCGACAACAACTCAATCGAGCAATGGCAGGCCGAGGGCAGCGTCGAGATCACCGAACGTGCCCTGACCCGCGCACGCAAGCTGCTGTCGGAATACCAGGAGCCGAAGCTGGACGAGGCAAAGAACGAAGAATTGCTGGACTACATCGCCCGGCGTGAACGCGAAATCCCCGCTGCGGATGAGCTGAACCAAAGCTACTGATTTCCTCCCCCCGACTGGCCCGCCCCCGCGATGAGTGGGCGGGCCTTTTTTCCAACAGGGCAAGCATATGAAAATCGCGGAAATCCATATTTATCAGCATGATCTGCCGGTGAAGAACGGCCCCTACACCATGGCCAATGCCGAAGTCTGGTCGCTGGACACAACGCTGGTGAAACTGGTGGCGGACAACGGGTTGGAAGGCTGGGGCGAGACCTGTCCGCTGGGTCCGGTCTATGACAAAGCGCATGCCCAGGGCGCGCGCGCGGCGCTGATGGAAATGGCGCCGGGGCTGATCGGAACCGACTGCCAGCCGTTGACGATGAACCGGCGGATGAATGCGCTTCTAATGGGGCATTCCTATGCAAAGGCTGCGGTTGATATCGCGTTGCATGACGTGTTGGGCAAGCGTCTGGGGTTGCGGGTTGCGGATCTTCTGGGCGGTGCGGTCACGGACCGGGTGCCGTCTTATTACGCCATTGGGATCGAGACGCCGGAGGAAGCCGCCCGCATTGCCCGTGAAAAGCGCGCTGAAGGGTTCGGCCGCCTTCAGGTCAAGGCAGGCGGGCGCGATCCGGAGGTTGACATTGCCGTGGCGCACAAGGTCTGGGAGCAGATCCAGGGCAGCGGCATGCGGCTGGCGCTGGATGCCAACCGCGGCTGGACACTGCGGGATGCGCAGTTCGTCAGCCGGGGCTGCAGCGGTATTCCACTGATCATCGAGCAGCCTTGCCAGACCCTTCAGGAGTTCAGGAAACTGCGGCCCTTGCTGTGCCACCCGCTGTATATGGATGAATCCTCCGAAGATCTCGCCATCGTGACCGAGGCAATCGGCTGCGGGCAGGCGGATGGCTTCGGCATGAAGGCGACCCGCATCGGCGGTCTGCAGAACATGCGCGCGTTCCGCGATATCTGCGAGGCAAACCAGATACCGCACACCTGCGATGATGCTTGGGGCGGCGATATTCTGGCCGCCGCCTGCACCCATATCGGGGCAACGGTGCGTCCGGACCTGATGGAGGGTGTCTGGCTGGCGGCCCCCTACATCGACGGCCATTACGACACAGAAAACGGCATCCGGCTGGACGGCGGCCATATAGCACTGCCGCAAGGTCCCGGTCTGGGCATCACTCCGGACCAAAGCCTGTTCGGCGCGCCGGTTGCATCCTTCTGATTGGAGAAAGACGACAATGGAATTTCAGGGAAAACACGCTCTGGTCACCGGTGCGGCCGGCGGCATCGGCGCCGCCATCGTTCAGCGCCTGCGGGCCGCGGGCGCCAAAGTGGCGGTGGCCGACCGCGACACAGCGGGAATTGAGGCCGAGGCGCATCTGCCGGGCGATCTGCTGGACGCGGGTTACGCGGACGCGCTGCCGCAGGCAGCATTCGATGCGCTTGGCGGGCTTGATATCGTCATCAACAACGCAGGCGTCATCACCCGCGGCCCAGTGACAGAAACATCCGACGCCGATTGGGATCTGTCGATGGGCGTGAATGTGCAGGCCCCTTTCCGGATCTGCCGCGCCGCGATCCCGCTGATGGCGGAAACCGGCGGCGGCGCCATCGTCAACACCGCGTCCTGCTGGGGCGGCAAGGCGCCGGGGCCGAACCACGCGCTTTACTGCATGACCAAGGCGGCAATTGCCTCGCTGACGCAGTGCATGGGGATGGATCATGCCCATCAGGGCATCCGCATCAATGCGGTCTGCCCGAATGAGGTCAACACGCCGATGCTGCGCACAGGCTTTGCCAAACGCGGCTTTGATCCCGATAGCGCAGTGGCGGAGCTGGGTAAATCAGTGCCGCTGGGCCGGATCGCCGAAGCAGAAGATATCGCCGATGTGGTGCTGTTTCTGGCCTCCGACGCGGCGCGCTACATGTGCGGCGCGCTGGTTGAGGTCAACGGCGGGAAACCGGTGTCATGAGCCGCTTCAAAGGCAAAGTGGCACTGGTCACCGGCGGACGCAGCGGTATCGGCCAGGCCATAGCCCGCCGTCTGCGCGACGAGGGCGCTCGGGTGTTCACCGCGCAGCGCGGCGCGGATGCGGAATTTGAGGGCATCGCCGCAGATTTCACCGACCCGGACAGCCCGGCCCATGTGGTGGCAGAGGCGGCCAGCAGGGCAGGGGGACTGGATATTCTGGTCAACAACGCCGGCATGATGCAGGAGGCCCGGGTCGAGGAGATGACCCTCGCCGACTGGCAGCGCAATCTGACCGTGAACCTGACGGCGCCCTTCCTGATGATCCAGGCGGCGCTTCCCTTTTTGCGTAAGTCCCGCGGCAGTATCGTCAACACCGGCTCTATCGAGGGGCTGGGCAGCAATCCGGGCCATGCGGCCTATTGCGCGTCCAAGGCAGGGCTGCACGGTCTGACCCGCGCGGTGGCGGTGGACCACGGGGCAGAGGGGATCCGCTGCAATGCGGTGGCGCCGGGCTGGATCGACACGGATCTCAACATGGACTTCATCGAAGGGATGCCTGATCCACAGGCTTTCCGCCGCGATATTGCCGGCATCCACCCGGTTGCCCGCACCGGCAAGCCGGAAGAAGTGGCAGCGCTGGTGGCCTTCCTGGCGTCAGAGGATGCGGGCTTCATTACCGGACAGGTCTATACCGTCGATGGCGGCCGGATGGCCAAGCTGAGCCTGCCCTGACAGCCGCTTCTTTCTGGTCTGAAATACCCCGGGGGAGGCCGCAGGCCGGGGGCAGAGCCCCCTCCAGGCTCTACTCCTTCCCGGACCGCCATTCTTTCCACATAAGATAGGTGTTCGCCCCAAGCGAGGCAAAGGGTTCCGGCGGCAGCCTCGGCGGTTCCGGCTGGGCCAGAAAATGGCTGGCAATCTCCGATCCGCCCTGCAGCAGCAGCTCGGCTGCGCCCATACCCTGCTGGGTGCCGCGGGCAATGCCGAGGCCGTTCTGGCAGCAGGCGGAAAAGACACCCTGGTCCAGCTCGCCAAACGCCGCAGACCCGTTGCGGCTAAGGCACAGCATCCCGGCCCAGCGGTGCTCCATCTGTACATCCCCCAGATGCGGGAAGCGTTCGCGGAACTTGCGGTCATGCACCCAGCCGGCGTTGCGCAGGCGCATCCGGCTGGTCTCGATCGTCGGGTGAAAACTGGCGCAGGTGCGGATCAGGATGCGGTCACCGTATGAGCCGGAAATCCGCCGCACCGAGGTGCCGACCGGGTCCGATGGCGTCACCGACCAGCGCGCCGCGCCGCCCAGCCGGGCAATTTGTTCCGGTGTCAGGCGTTTGGTCATCGAGGCATAAAGGCAGATATGCATCAGGCGGCGCTGGAAAAAGCCGAAGCTTTCCAGATGGCCGTTGTTGGCCAGAATGATCCTGCCGGTGCTGATACGGCCCTTGGGGGTGGAAACAACCCAGCCAGTACCCTGTTTTTCAAACCCCGTGGCGGGGGTGTTTTCAAAGACGCTGATTTGCCCGGCCAGATGCGCCGACAAGGCCCGGATGTAGCCCGCGGGCTGGATCATCACCGTGCCCGGCGCATATAGGCCGGATGTGTAATGCGGGCTGCCTGTCCGCTCCTGCATTTCCGCTTGCGAGTAAAGTGTATGCGGCTCGCCCAGCCGGTCCAGATGGGCGGCAAAGTCGCGGTTGTGCCGGTCGCCCGAGCGGGTGGCAGCCGCGTTGATTTTACCCGCAGGATCAAAGATCTCCTGCGGTAAGGCGCAATCCTCAGCGACGCCCTTGGCAAAGGCGATGGCCTGGCGGTTCAGGGCAATGGCGGCACGGTCGGCCTCCAGCGCGTCGCCTGCGTAATTGTCCGAGGCCAGATCATGCGGCAGGTCGATCATAAAGCCGGAATTGCGCCCGGCAGAGCCTTCGGCGAATTTACCGGCTTCCAGCACCGCGACCTTCAGGGACGGGTCCAGCTGATGCAGGCGGCGGGCGGCGGACAGCCCGGCAAATCCGCCGCCGATGATGGTCACATCGGCGGTCAGATCCTGGTCCAGCACCGGCAACGGATCCTGCGGCGGCAGAATGGCATTCCACCCTGCCGCCGCGGTCTGCCGGGGCAGGCGTTTGGCGGTGTATGTGCTCAATCCACGGCCTCATCTGCGTCGTCGGCCAGATCAATCCAGATGGTTTTCAGCTGGGTGTACTGGTCGTGGGCATGAAGGGAATTGTCGCGGCCGCCAAAGCCCGACTGCTTGTAGCCCCCAAAAGGCGTGGAGATGTCGCCCTCGCCAAAGCTGTTCACCGTCACCGTGCCCGCCCGGATTGCCCGTGCACCGCGGATTGCCCGTTTGGCATTGGCGGTAAAGATCGACGCACAGAGGCCATAGTCCGTGTCATTGGCGATCCGGATGGCCTCGTCAAAACCGGAGACTTCGATCACCGACAGAACCGGGCCGAAAATCTCTTCGCGCGCCAGCACCGCATCATTGCCGGGCACCTCGACCACGGTGGCCTCAACAAAGGCGCCATCATGCGCCTTGCCGCCCAGCACCACGTTTTCCGCCTGATCCAGATAGCCGCAGACCTTGTCGAAATGCGCCGCTGAGACCAGCGCGCCCATGCGGACCTCCGGGTCCAGCGGATCGCCGATGTTCCACTGCTTGGCGTGATGCGCAATCCGCTCCAGCAGTTCACCCTTCACGTCCTTATGCACGATCAGGCGCGAGGAGGCCGAGCAGTTCTCACCCATGTTCCAAAACGCGCCGTTGACCACATGGGCGGCAACCCGGTCCAGGTTTTCGGCGTCATCCATGACAATGGCCGGGTTCTTGCCGCCCATCTCCAGCACCACTTCCTTGGCGTTGCTTTCCGCCGAATAAGACAGGAACCGCTTGCCGGTCACGGTGGAGCCGGTGAAGGACACCATGTCGATGTCCATGTGCCGCCCGATGGGTTCGCCCACATCTGCGCCGCCGCCGGGGACGATGTTCAAAACACCGCGCGGCAGGCCCGCCTCCATCGCCAGTTCCGCCAGGCGCAGCGCGGTCAGGGTGGTCTCCGCCGCAGGTTTCACCACCACCGAGCAGCCCGCGGCCAGCGCCGGGCCGATCTTCCACGCCAGCATCAAGAGCGGGAAGTTCCACGGCAGCACCAGGCCGACCACGCCGATGGGTTCACGCACCACCATGGCGATGTGATCGTCCGAGGCAGGCGCCACCTGGTCATAGATCTTGTCGATCGCCTCGGCGTGCCATTTGATGCAGTGGATGGTCTCCGGCACATCGACGGTTTCGCAGTCATAGATGGTCTTGCCGCTGTCGATGCTTTCCATCACCGCCAGTTCCCGCGCGTTGCGGGTCATCAGTTTGGCCAGCCGGATCAGCACGTCCTTGCGCTCCGACGGGTGCAGGCGCGACCAGCGCCCGTCGTCAAAGGCAGCGCGGGCCTTTTCAACTGCGAAATCAACGTCCTCGGCGCTGCAGGCGGCGATATCTGCCAGCTTTGCGCCGGTTGCCGGGTTCACGGTCTCGAACGTGTTGCCCGAGGCCGCCGGGCGGAATTTACCGTCGATGAAGGCGCCGGTGGGCAGGGCCAGCCCTGCGGCGATGGATTTGTATTCGTCCTGGGTCAGCAATGTCATGGCTCAGCCCTCCGCCTGAATGTCGGCAATTTTCTGTTTCAGCACCCGCACAACCTGTTCCAATGCGCGTTTGTCGTCCTTGTTCAGCCCTTTCAGCGGAGCGCGCATGGCGCCGGCCGCAATGCCGTTCAGGGTGACGCCGTGTTTGATGGTCTGGATGAACTTGCCGCCCTGTTCCAGCACATGCATCAACGGCATCATTGCCGACATGATGCGGCGGCCCTTGGTGTAATTGCCCTCCACCACGCAGGCGTTATACAGCGCCACATGTTCCGCAGGCAGGAAGTTCGACCCGCCGCAGACCCAGAACGGCGCGCCCCAGGCAAAGAATTCCAGCGCCTGATCGTCCATGCCGCAGCCCAGCTGGATATGCGGATAGTCCCGCGCCAGCAGATGCACCCGGTTGATATCGCCCGAGCTTTCCTTGATGCCGCAGAAGTTGCGGCTGCGGCCCACCCGGTCCAGGAACTCCTCGCCCATCATGGTGCCGGTGCGGTGCGGGTAGTTGTACAGCATCACCGGCAGATCGGCGGCCTTGTCGATGGCCAGCGCATTCAGCGCGTTTTCGCGGTCGGTCGGGACCGAATAGGGCGGCGAGGCCAGCAGGATACTGTCGGCGCCGATTTCTTTGGCACCTTGCGCCAGGGCGATGGAGTCGCTGGTCAGCATTGCGCCGGTGCCGACAACCAAGGGCAGCCGGCCTTTGAGCCGTTCATGGGTGAACTTTGCCAGCTCCAGCCGTTCCTCGACGGTCTGGGCATAGTTTTCACCGGTCGAGCCGCCGGAGATCAGGCCATGCACGCCGTTTTCAACCAGATATTCGATCACCTCGGCCAGCGCGTCCCAATTGACGCTGCCATCCTCGAAATGGGGGGTCACCACGGGGGTGTAGATCCCATTGAAACTAAACAGGGGGGTCATTCGGGGTCCTCTATGCAGGGGTTTTGCGTGCGACAGTGCCCAGCGGCACATCAAGTCCGGCAGGCATGACAAACAGCTCGATCCGGTCGCGTGACAGGTTCCAGTGATCAATCGCCAGCTGGGCTGCCGCTGCCTCGTCGCCCGTCTCAATCGCGGCAATGATGGCATCGTGCTGGGCGCTGGCTTCCGAGACGTTTTCGGCCATCTCGGGGCTTTGCGGCCGGTAAAAGGTCATCGAGATACGGGCGTGATCAATCAGCAGCCGCTGAAACGAGGGCAGCAGATAGATGTTGTCCGCCATTTCGCCGGTCACTTCGTGAAAGCGGTTGTTGGCCATCGCCCGCTCAGCGCTGGAGCCGCTGCGCAGGGCGGCCTTGAAGTCCTCCTGCGCGGCCTTCAGCACCTCGATCTGTGCGGGTGTTGCGTGTTTCGCCGCCAGCTGCAGCACCGCGCCATAGATCATTGGCGCCGCCAGAAAGAAATCGCGCAGGGTCATATGCGACATTTCGCTGACCCGGGCACCGCGGTTTTCGCGCAGATCCACATAGCCTTCGCCTGCCAGCTGGCGCAGCGCTTCGCGCAAGGGGGTGCGCGACAGGCCGGTGTCCTCGGACAGTTTCGCCTCGTCCAGATCAGCGCCGGGGCGCAGCTCCAGCGTCATGATGGCCGCCTTGAGACGGCTGTGCAGCTCTGCCTTGCGGGTCTTGGAGGCGTCTTTCATGGGGGTCTCTCCTGCCGCTGATGCGGGTGGGATTCTTCGGTTCGCGGTCTCTATGGCATGACTATATGCGTCCTGTACAGAAAAAATACATATTGTGTACACAGAAAAAATGTGGTGTGTGCAATGCGCGGGCGCTTCGCGCTGTGCAGCGGCTTGCGGTGACCGGGGCAGGGGGCTTAGCCTGACCCGACCGCAGGGCTGTGTTGCACAAAGCGGTCCCGCGTGGTTCTTGTCAGGCGGTCACACCATGTCCAACACCCAGCATTTTGCCTTTCTTCTGGTTGAGGAATTCTCGCATCTCGCCTTTTCCTGCGCGGTTGAACCCCTGCGCATCGCCAATCTGGTCAGCGGGCAGGGCTTGTATGACTGGTCCTTCGGATCAGAGAACGGCGCGACCGCGACCTGTTCCAATGGCTCGGTGACGCTGGTGCATTACGGCTTTGATGCGATCCCGAAATGCCACCAGCTGTTTGCCCTGTCCGGCATCCATATGCGCAACCATGTGACCAAGCCGCTGCTGGCAGCCTTGCGGCGCGAACGGGCGCGGGGCACGCGGATCGGCGCCTTGTGTTCCGGCGCCTGGGTGCTGGCCGAGGCCGGGTTTCTGAATGGCATGCAGGCGGCGATCCACTGGGAATACCACGACAGTTTCATGGAAGGTTTCCCGGAGGTGAACCTGGTGCGCAGCGTCTTTGTCGCCGATGAAAAGCACATGACCGCCTCGGGCGGCACCGCCACGGCGGATCTGATGCTGCATCTGATCGAACGCGATCACGGCTATGATCTGGCGGTCGCGGTGGCGGACCAGATGGTTTACAACGCAGTGCGCAATGCCACCGCCGAGCAGAAGGTTTCGCTGCAATCGCGCAACGGTATGCGCAACCGGCATCTGGCGCGGGCGATCCAGATGATGCACGACCATATCAGCGATCCGATCTCGCCGGCGCTGATTGCCGAGGATATTGGTATCTCAACCCGCCAGCTGGAACGGCTGTTCGGCAAGTATCTGAACACCTCGCCCAAGAAATATTCAATGGAGATGCGGTTGGAGCGCGCCCGCAATCTGCTGATCCAGACCGAGTCTTCGGTGACCGAGGTGGCGTTGTCCTGCGGGTTTGACAGTCCGGGGCATTTTTCAAGGGTGTACAAGGCGGCCTTTAACGTGACGCCAATGCTGCAACGGGGCCGGATCGATTAGCGGCGCCTGAAATTTCCGGTCTGGCCTTCAAAGATGTTTTCCTCATATTGAAATGAAACCCTCTCATCCGAGCCGCATGCCAGGAGCCGCAGATGTCCCGCCGCCATTACAGCCTGCCGCCGTTGACCACCCTGGCCGCGTTCGAGGCTGCCGCCCGCCATCTCAGCTTTAAAAACGCCGCGCAGGAGCTGTCCGTTACCCCCGGCGCCGTCAGCCATCAGGTCAAGGCGCTGGAGGCGGAACTGCAGGTGCCGCTGTTCCAGCGCAAGCATCGCGGGGTGGAGCTGACGGAGGAAGGCGAGGCGTTGTTTGATACGCTGGCGACGTCCTTCTCAAAAATCTCACTCAGCCTGAAAACCATCCGCGACCGCCATACCGGCGACACCGTGACGATTGGTTCCACCTCGGCTGTGGCGTCGCTGTGGCTGTCACCCTCAGTGGTGCGGTTCTGGCGGCGGCATCCGGATGTGAACGTCAACCAGATCGTCAACGACCGGCCCTTGCGCAGCATGCCCGACGTGGATTTTTACATCCGCTACGGGCGCGAGCGCGACACAAGGCTGCAACAGACCGAATTGTACCGCGACCACCTGGTGCCGGTGGGTAACCGGGAATTGGCTGAAAAGCTGACCGGCTGCCCGCTGGAGGAGCTGGCGCAGCAACGGCTGCTGCATCTGGAATCCGACGACAAAAGCTGGACCACCTGGGCCGACTGGTTCCAGCAGCAGGGCTATGACGGCCCGATTGCACCGGGGGTGCGGGTCAACAACTACTCGGTCGCGCTGCAAGCAGCACAGGACGGAACCGGGCTGGCGCTGGGATGGCAGCGCCTGCTGAACCCTTTGCTGACCACGGGCCAGCTGGTGCCGATCGGCCCGCATGTGCTGGCCGCCCCGCACGGGTTCCATCTGGTGGGCCGCCCGGATGCAGAAATGTCGGAATCCGCCCGGTTGCTTCGCAATTGGGTGATTGACGAGCTGAGTCACGCCTCAGATGAATCCAGCTAAGGTCAGCGCGAAGATTTCTGATATTGAGTGAATCCCCTCTCTCCTTTCAATGGCGCACAACGCGCACATCTTTACCCAGGTTTGGAGAGACCCAGATGAATAAGCATGACTCGCTTGCCCCGGTGATGGCTCCGGTCAACGTGGCCAACGGCCTGCCGAACGCCCATTACATCGACCCCGCTGTCTTTGCCGAAGAAAAACGCTCGGTGCTGTTTGCCAATTGGTCCGGCATCGGCTTTGGCAAGGATGTGCCGGAACCAGGGTACGCCAAGCCGGTGGATTTTCTGGGCATGCCGCTGCTGATCGTGCGCGACAATGATGGTGAAGTCGGCGTGTTTCAGAACACCTGCCGCCACCGCGGCATGATCCTGGTTGAAAAACCCGGCAAGATCCGCGGTGCCATCCGCTGCCCCTACCACAGCTGGTGCTATGGCCTGAACGGCCGTCTGGTCTCAACCCCGCATGTCGGCGGCCCCGGCAACAACAAACATGAAGATATCAAGCTGGACGAGCTGGGCCTGGTGCGCATCCGTTCTTACGTCTGGCGCGACGTGATCTTTGCCAATGTCGACGGCAACGCGCCCGCGTTTGAGGACGCCCACGCGGGCCTGCTGGAACGCTGGAAAGAATTCGAGACCCCGGTGCATCACGGCGGCGAAACCTCGGGCTTTCAGCTGGAGGTCAAAACCAACTGGAAACTGGCGGTTGAGAACTACTGCGAAAGCTATCACCTGCCATGGGTGCATCCGGGGTTGAACAGCTATTCCCGTCTGGAAGACCATTACAACA
It encodes the following:
- a CDS encoding SDR family NAD(P)-dependent oxidoreductase, which gives rise to MEFQGKHALVTGAAGGIGAAIVQRLRAAGAKVAVADRDTAGIEAEAHLPGDLLDAGYADALPQAAFDALGGLDIVINNAGVITRGPVTETSDADWDLSMGVNVQAPFRICRAAIPLMAETGGGAIVNTASCWGGKAPGPNHALYCMTKAAIASLTQCMGMDHAHQGIRINAVCPNEVNTPMLRTGFAKRGFDPDSAVAELGKSVPLGRIAEAEDIADVVLFLASDAARYMCGALVEVNGGKPVS
- a CDS encoding GlxA family transcriptional regulator, coding for MSNTQHFAFLLVEEFSHLAFSCAVEPLRIANLVSGQGLYDWSFGSENGATATCSNGSVTLVHYGFDAIPKCHQLFALSGIHMRNHVTKPLLAALRRERARGTRIGALCSGAWVLAEAGFLNGMQAAIHWEYHDSFMEGFPEVNLVRSVFVADEKHMTASGGTATADLMLHLIERDHGYDLAVAVADQMVYNAVRNATAEQKVSLQSRNGMRNRHLARAIQMMHDHISDPISPALIAEDIGISTRQLERLFGKYLNTSPKKYSMEMRLERARNLLIQTESSVTEVALSCGFDSPGHFSRVYKAAFNVTPMLQRGRID
- a CDS encoding mandelate racemase/muconate lactonizing enzyme family protein, with protein sequence MKIAEIHIYQHDLPVKNGPYTMANAEVWSLDTTLVKLVADNGLEGWGETCPLGPVYDKAHAQGARAALMEMAPGLIGTDCQPLTMNRRMNALLMGHSYAKAAVDIALHDVLGKRLGLRVADLLGGAVTDRVPSYYAIGIETPEEAARIAREKRAEGFGRLQVKAGGRDPEVDIAVAHKVWEQIQGSGMRLALDANRGWTLRDAQFVSRGCSGIPLIIEQPCQTLQEFRKLRPLLCHPLYMDESSEDLAIVTEAIGCGQADGFGMKATRIGGLQNMRAFRDICEANQIPHTCDDAWGGDILAAACTHIGATVRPDLMEGVWLAAPYIDGHYDTENGIRLDGGHIALPQGPGLGITPDQSLFGAPVASF
- a CDS encoding trimethylamine methyltransferase family protein, which gives rise to MTEQATATRSRSGGRTARRALRTAPKFDMLPGLTRNIPLCEVMDGAQVEMIDNASMDILENVGVQFRDPIALEDWKRAGAKVKGELVYLDRGLVRELIATIPSDFTYHARDPQKNVRLGGKHSIFVPMTGAPFLRDLDDVRRNPMMDDLAMFHKLAHMMPSLHSSAHHIVEPYDHPISQRHLRITYSSMKHSDKTFMGMTTSPKNAEDVLDMCAILFGADFIDQNPVTTGNCNGNSPLVWDETMLGAMRAFCRRNQPVLCSPFVLGGANTPASVPATVAQLNAEALSALAYTQVIRKGAPAIYGHYLSTVSMKSGAPMAGTPEISLMNFMIGQMARYYGVPWRTSNTLGGAKTFDAQAGYESATTLQAVMHAGANYIWHSAGWNEAGMHCSVAKFIVDAEQCAMAYRMAEGPKWHDFDQALAAVPDVGPGGHYLGHPHTQENFQEAFFMPEMFDNNSIEQWQAEGSVEITERALTRARKLLSEYQEPKLDEAKNEELLDYIARREREIPAADELNQSY
- a CDS encoding dihydrodipicolinate synthase family protein, with amino-acid sequence MTPLFSFNGIYTPVVTPHFEDGSVNWDALAEVIEYLVENGVHGLISGGSTGENYAQTVEERLELAKFTHERLKGRLPLVVGTGAMLTSDSIALAQGAKEIGADSILLASPPYSVPTDRENALNALAIDKAADLPVMLYNYPHRTGTMMGEEFLDRVGRSRNFCGIKESSGDINRVHLLARDYPHIQLGCGMDDQALEFFAWGAPFWVCGGSNFLPAEHVALYNACVVEGNYTKGRRIMSAMMPLMHVLEQGGKFIQTIKHGVTLNGIAAGAMRAPLKGLNKDDKRALEQVVRVLKQKIADIQAEG
- a CDS encoding GntR family transcriptional regulator, which translates into the protein MKDASKTRKAELHSRLKAAIMTLELRPGADLDEAKLSEDTGLSRTPLREALRQLAGEGYVDLRENRGARVSEMSHMTLRDFFLAAPMIYGAVLQLAAKHATPAQIEVLKAAQEDFKAALRSGSSAERAMANNRFHEVTGEMADNIYLLPSFQRLLIDHARISMTFYRPQSPEMAENVSEASAQHDAIIAAIETGDEAAAAQLAIDHWNLSRDRIELFVMPAGLDVPLGTVARKTPA
- a CDS encoding SDR family NAD(P)-dependent oxidoreductase, encoding MSRFKGKVALVTGGRSGIGQAIARRLRDEGARVFTAQRGADAEFEGIAADFTDPDSPAHVVAEAASRAGGLDILVNNAGMMQEARVEEMTLADWQRNLTVNLTAPFLMIQAALPFLRKSRGSIVNTGSIEGLGSNPGHAAYCASKAGLHGLTRAVAVDHGAEGIRCNAVAPGWIDTDLNMDFIEGMPDPQAFRRDIAGIHPVARTGKPEEVAALVAFLASEDAGFITGQVYTVDGGRMAKLSLP
- a CDS encoding LysR substrate-binding domain-containing protein, with the protein product MSRRHYSLPPLTTLAAFEAAARHLSFKNAAQELSVTPGAVSHQVKALEAELQVPLFQRKHRGVELTEEGEALFDTLATSFSKISLSLKTIRDRHTGDTVTIGSTSAVASLWLSPSVVRFWRRHPDVNVNQIVNDRPLRSMPDVDFYIRYGRERDTRLQQTELYRDHLVPVGNRELAEKLTGCPLEELAQQRLLHLESDDKSWTTWADWFQQQGYDGPIAPGVRVNNYSVALQAAQDGTGLALGWQRLLNPLLTTGQLVPIGPHVLAAPHGFHLVGRPDAEMSESARLLRNWVIDELSHASDESS
- a CDS encoding aromatic ring-hydroxylating dioxygenase subunit alpha, whose protein sequence is MNKHDSLAPVMAPVNVANGLPNAHYIDPAVFAEEKRSVLFANWSGIGFGKDVPEPGYAKPVDFLGMPLLIVRDNDGEVGVFQNTCRHRGMILVEKPGKIRGAIRCPYHSWCYGLNGRLVSTPHVGGPGNNKHEDIKLDELGLVRIRSYVWRDVIFANVDGNAPAFEDAHAGLLERWKEFETPVHHGGETSGFQLEVKTNWKLAVENYCESYHLPWVHPGLNSYSRLEDHYNIEVPGHYSGQGTLVYRQMKGEDGKMFPDFEGLSSKWDEGGEYVAVYPNVLLGVQRDHAFAIILEPVDTENTVEHIELYYAKSADDTPDLEQLRDENAKLWKTVFEEDVFVVEGMQKGRHGELFDGGRFSPAMDGPTHNFHAWVAGQVTKGRAA
- a CDS encoding aldehyde dehydrogenase; its protein translation is MTLLTQDEYKSIAAGLALPTGAFIDGKFRPAASGNTFETVNPATGAKLADIAACSAEDVDFAVEKARAAFDDGRWSRLHPSERKDVLIRLAKLMTRNARELAVMESIDSGKTIYDCETVDVPETIHCIKWHAEAIDKIYDQVAPASDDHIAMVVREPIGVVGLVLPWNFPLLMLAWKIGPALAAGCSVVVKPAAETTLTALRLAELAMEAGLPRGVLNIVPGGGADVGEPIGRHMDIDMVSFTGSTVTGKRFLSYSAESNAKEVVLEMGGKNPAIVMDDAENLDRVAAHVVNGAFWNMGENCSASSRLIVHKDVKGELLERIAHHAKQWNIGDPLDPEVRMGALVSAAHFDKVCGYLDQAENVVLGGKAHDGAFVEATVVEVPGNDAVLAREEIFGPVLSVIEVSGFDEAIRIANDTDYGLCASIFTANAKRAIRGARAIRAGTVTVNSFGEGDISTPFGGYKQSGFGGRDNSLHAHDQYTQLKTIWIDLADDADEAVD
- a CDS encoding FAD-binding oxidoreductase, with translation MSTYTAKRLPRQTAAAGWNAILPPQDPLPVLDQDLTADVTIIGGGFAGLSAARRLHQLDPSLKVAVLEAGKFAEGSAGRNSGFMIDLPHDLASDNYAGDALEADRAAIALNRQAIAFAKGVAEDCALPQEIFDPAGKINAAATRSGDRHNRDFAAHLDRLGEPHTLYSQAEMQERTGSPHYTSGLYAPGTVMIQPAGYIRALSAHLAGQISVFENTPATGFEKQGTGWVVSTPKGRISTGRIILANNGHLESFGFFQRRLMHICLYASMTKRLTPEQIARLGGAARWSVTPSDPVGTSVRRISGSYGDRILIRTCASFHPTIETSRMRLRNAGWVHDRKFRERFPHLGDVQMEHRWAGMLCLSRNGSAAFGELDQGVFSACCQNGLGIARGTQQGMGAAELLLQGGSEIASHFLAQPEPPRLPPEPFASLGANTYLMWKEWRSGKE